The Verrucomicrobiota bacterium genome has a window encoding:
- a CDS encoding DUF1549 and DUF1553 domain-containing protein, which translates to MLTIPTGKSDQTGFRFFVVCLSLKVVTSALLGTDPAVLIEPDISEKDLSHWAFQPIKALLPPKVKNETQVQNSIDRFILARLEEKDLGLMPAADKRTLIRRVSFDLRGLPPTREEVNAFVADASPRAYKDLVDQYLASPAYGERWAQHWLDTARFGESDGFEHDEVRKEAWRYRDWVINALNEDMPYDQFITEQIAGDELYPGKEDAGIATGFLVAGPDMPDINLMEERRHTVLNEMTSTAGAVLMGMTMGCAQCHDHKFDPISQADFYRMRAVFSDLTIPEKSKQLNHVFSPLDSGAPPSHLMLRGDFRFKGPEVSPAFLRIANPKKMVVPAATEKANVLSRRLAFADWLTDTDHPLTRRVIVNRLWQHYFNEPIVGTPNDFGLQGDRPTHPELLDWLAMELVKRDWSLKEIHRLILLSATYQQVSRPVDTSWERAIKADPDNQLLSRMNRKRLEGEAIRDAMLAVSNKLNSKMGGPGVHPPLPHEVANTLLQKQWEVSEDENDHYRRSIYLFVRRNLRFPMFDVFDRPDANASCGRRNTSTTAPQSLTLLNSEFSIQSARRLAGVIVESGNIDTQEWVSQCYERLFARPPTDEERGSSVAFIENQATLLKQENRDLSELATPFTSIGEVDPYRGAALTDFCLAMFNINEMIYLD; encoded by the coding sequence ATGCTAACCATTCCCACAGGAAAGTCTGATCAGACTGGGTTTCGTTTTTTTGTCGTTTGCCTGTCTTTGAAAGTCGTAACTTCGGCTTTATTGGGAACTGATCCAGCCGTACTTATCGAGCCGGACATTAGTGAGAAAGATTTAAGTCATTGGGCGTTTCAGCCGATTAAAGCCCTTTTGCCGCCCAAGGTTAAAAACGAAACGCAGGTTCAAAATTCTATCGATCGTTTTATTTTGGCACGCTTGGAGGAAAAAGACCTCGGACTGATGCCTGCCGCCGACAAACGTACTCTGATCCGACGTGTTTCTTTTGATCTGCGAGGATTGCCACCAACGCGTGAGGAAGTTAATGCGTTTGTTGCCGATGCCTCGCCAAGGGCTTATAAAGACCTGGTTGATCAATACCTCGCTTCCCCTGCCTACGGCGAGCGCTGGGCTCAACACTGGTTGGACACTGCGCGGTTCGGAGAGAGTGATGGCTTTGAGCACGATGAGGTTCGTAAGGAAGCGTGGCGTTACCGTGATTGGGTTATCAATGCGCTGAACGAAGACATGCCCTACGACCAATTTATCACAGAGCAAATTGCTGGTGATGAATTGTACCCAGGAAAAGAAGACGCTGGAATTGCAACTGGATTTCTGGTTGCCGGACCGGATATGCCTGATATCAATTTAATGGAAGAAAGGCGTCACACGGTTCTTAATGAAATGACGTCCACTGCAGGTGCGGTACTCATGGGAATGACCATGGGGTGTGCACAATGTCACGACCATAAATTCGACCCGATTAGCCAGGCGGACTTTTACCGGATGCGGGCCGTATTTTCGGACCTGACTATTCCCGAGAAATCGAAGCAGCTGAATCACGTATTTTCGCCCCTGGATTCTGGCGCTCCACCAAGTCACCTGATGCTTCGTGGCGATTTTCGGTTTAAGGGGCCTGAAGTTTCGCCGGCATTTCTTAGGATTGCCAATCCTAAGAAAATGGTCGTGCCAGCTGCGACCGAAAAAGCGAATGTGCTTAGTCGTAGGCTGGCGTTCGCGGATTGGCTTACGGATACGGATCATCCCCTCACGCGTCGTGTGATCGTCAATAGATTGTGGCAGCATTACTTTAACGAACCAATTGTCGGAACTCCAAACGATTTTGGTCTCCAGGGGGATCGACCAACACATCCAGAGTTGTTAGATTGGTTGGCCATGGAATTGGTGAAACGCGATTGGAGTTTAAAAGAAATCCACAGGCTTATTCTGTTATCCGCTACCTATCAGCAGGTCAGCCGACCGGTTGATACGTCCTGGGAACGTGCTATTAAAGCCGATCCTGACAATCAGTTGCTATCTCGAATGAATCGTAAGCGCCTCGAAGGCGAAGCCATTCGAGATGCCATGTTGGCTGTGAGTAATAAACTGAATTCGAAAATGGGAGGGCCTGGAGTGCATCCGCCGCTTCCACATGAAGTGGCAAATACTTTACTCCAAAAACAATGGGAAGTCAGTGAAGATGAGAACGACCACTACCGTAGAAGTATCTATCTTTTTGTGCGTAGAAATCTACGTTTCCCCATGTTCGATGTTTTTGATAGACCCGATGCGAATGCAAGTTGTGGACGACGAAACACTTCGACTACTGCGCCTCAGTCTTTGACTCTTTTGAACTCTGAATTCTCCATTCAATCCGCTCGAAGATTGGCAGGGGTTATAGTTGAGAGTGGAAATATCGATACGCAGGAATGGGTTTCGCAATGTTACGAAAGATTATTTGCGCGTCCACCGACTGATGAAGAACGTGGGTCCAGTGTCGCGTTTATCGAAAATCAGGCTACATTATTGAAACAGGAAAACCGTGATCTTTCTGAGCTTGCGACACCATTCACATCCATTGGCGAAGTGGACCCTTATCGAGGAGCAGCCTTGACCGATTTCTGTTTGGCGATGTTCAATATTAATGAGATGATTTATCTCGATTGA